The DNA window GCTGCACTGCTTCCTGGCGGTGGGCCACACCCAGTTTCTGGTACAGGTTACGAATATGGGTTTTGATGGTGGTGGCGGCCACCGCCAGTTCGCCGGCGATCTGGTCGTTGCTGTAACCGGAATAAATCAGCCCCAGCACCTGCCATTCGCGCTGTGTCAGCGGACTGGTGCGGATCAGCTCGGGCACCTGTGGATGAGTTAGCAGCTTATCGACGAAGTTCTCGTCAAAATGCGCAAACTTATGCCGATGATGCTGGTTGATGTCGCGCAGGATACGTTGGGCGCGGTGGTTTTCCAGCTCCGGCAGCGTATTGAGCTGGATCAGTTGGCGTAGCTGCTGCGCCATCGCCTCGCCTTCAATGACGAAGTGACTGATAAATCCGGTGCGGCTGGCCAGTGACAGCGCTTCCATCAGCACCTTTTGTGCGTCACTTTTGCGCTCCATCTGCCAGTAAAGTTGGTTGCTGAGCAGCAGGTTACGGTTCAGATCGCTGACCAGCCGCAGGCGTCGGGCGTTTTCGTTGAGTTCATCCAATACCACTTCGGCCTCTTCATACTGGCCCAGCATGATTTGTACCCGGGCAATGTTGCGCCACTGGCCCTGCATAAAGTGGTTATCCGCCATGCCCGGCTTTTCAGTCTGGCGCAGCCATTGGGCAGCGGCGGTAGTATCGCCGGTCATCTGCCAGTGGATCACCCGCGGTTTGTCGGCGTTGGTCAGCCAGTCGCGATGGTACTGGGTACCGTGCAGCAGCACTTCGCAACGCTGCATGTGCGCATTGGCGTTATCGAGATCGCCACGGGCCAGAGAGCACTTGGCCAGCATGGCGATGCACTGCAACTGTTGCTGGGGCTGGTAGTTGGCCAGGATTTTCAGACCTTCGCGCGCCGCGTCTTCCGCTTCGTCCAGCCGCGACCATGACCACAGGATCTGTGAACGGATGCGCAGCAGGAACTCATGCATCGGCAACTGTTCCAGGTGCTGTTCACGTACCAGTTCAAACGCCTTGTCCTGTGTCTCAAAGGCGGCCTGCAGGAAACCCTGAGCAATCAGAATTTCGCTCTGCTGCAACAGCGCCCACAGCGCATAGTGGTAAGCCTGATGACGCCGCGCCATCTGCTCGGTTTGCTGCATCATCGGCAGCGCACGGGCCAGTTCGCCCTTGCAGTGGTGGACTTCGCCGGTCACCGAGGTGGCGACAATGCGGCTGTAATAACTGGAAAGTGGCAGGAACTTCAGCGCCTCTGTCGCCAGGCGTTCGGCTTCTTCCGGTTTACCGGCGTTGATCGCCACCTGTGCGCGCAGGGCGTCAAATTCGGCCTCCAGGGTGCGATCGACCTCAATTTTTTGATCGCGCATCGCCTGTTCGGCGCGTTCCAGCAGGGTGTTCACTTCGCTGTAGCGGTGTTGGCTTTGTGCCAACCAGGCCTGCAGCAGCGCCAGTTTGGGATTTTGGATCAGCCGTTCATACGGCAGCGCATTCAGACACTCTTCCAGCAAGGCTAATTCGCTGTGATGGAACAGCGACCAGGCGTGCTGCAACAGGATGTCGCGCAGCATGCTGACGTCGCTGGCGGCCAATGCGTGATGAATCGCCTCTGCCGGGTAACCCAGCGCCAGCCAGCCTTCGGCGGCGGCACGGTGCAAGCCGGGCAGCTCCAGCGCCAGCTCCCATTGGCAGCGTTGACGCAGGAAAGTGGCGAACAGCGGATGGAAGCAGAACCACTCACCGCTGTCGTCCATACGGTGGATAAATAACCCCTGACGTTCCAGTTCTTCCAGCCGTTGCTGGCCATTGTCTTCGCCGGTCAGACGCACGATCAGTGCATCATTCATCGAGCGCAGCACCGAACAGCGCAGCAGGAAGGCGCGCGCCTCGGCGTCGACGTGATCCAGCACTTCGTCTACCAAATAATCCGACAGATGGCTGGCGTTCAGCCCGGCCAGGCGCTTGGCGGACTGTTGGGCGGAGGAGGTCGACTGCCGGGCGGACAGGGCGATCAACTGCAGCGCGGTGGCCCAACCTTCAACCTCATCGCACAGGCGGCTGCTGTCTTGCGATTCCATTGGTGACACCAGGCGGCAGTCGAAGAACTGTTTGGCTTCCTGATGGGTAAAGGCCAGCTGTTGCGTACCCATTTCCAGCAGTTGGTCGCGCACGCGCAAATTAGCAATGCCGAGCGGCGGCAGGGTGCGGGACAGCAGGATCAGCGTCAGGTTTTCCGGCTGGTGGCGCAGGAAGAAACGCATGGCTTCATGAATGACATCATTGGTGATCAGGTGATAGTCATCAATCACCAGATACAGCGGTTGGTGCCAGTCGGAAAGTTCGATAAACAGTTGGGCAAACAGCGCCGACAGGCTGGCGTACTGATGCTTTTGGCTCAGCGCCTCGCTCTTCACGCAGTGGCCGCCGCTGGCGAGTTGCAGGGCGGCGATCAGATAGCTGGCGAAACGCTCGGGCTGGTTGTCGCTTTCATCCAGCGAATACCAGCCCAAATCTGATTTGCCGGCCGCCCATTGTGCGACCAGCGTCGTTTTTCCGTATCCCGCAGGGCAATTGACCAATGTCAGGCGATAGTTGGCCGTGCTGGCCAGTTTGGCCAACAGGCGATCGCGGATCACGGTATTTTGCAGCCGTACCGGGCGGCTCAGTTTTGATGGGATCAGCATAGTATTCCAGAGTGAAAAGCGCGGTTCCCGCCGCCGTAGGCCTGCCCGATGGCGTTTTATTCATCGCGACGCCTGCCGGGATCGGAGTGAGGCTAATTATTTTATGGCTCGTAATTAATCCCCCTCCTAACTTCTGACAACGTTAAACGTATTGCAACAAGGTTCAGCATTGGCTTGGAGTTATATTGCTATTGATCACACTTTTTTACGTTTGCAGGCAAATCCTTGTGGAATCGCGGCGTGGTGGCGCGGTT is part of the Serratia quinivorans genome and encodes:
- the malT gene encoding ATP-dependent transcriptional activator malT, with protein sequence MLIPSKLSRPVRLQNTVIRDRLLAKLASTANYRLTLVNCPAGYGKTTLVAQWAAGKSDLGWYSLDESDNQPERFASYLIAALQLASGGHCVKSEALSQKHQYASLSALFAQLFIELSDWHQPLYLVIDDYHLITNDVIHEAMRFFLRHQPENLTLILLSRTLPPLGIANLRVRDQLLEMGTQQLAFTHQEAKQFFDCRLVSPMESQDSSRLCDEVEGWATALQLIALSARQSTSSAQQSAKRLAGLNASHLSDYLVDEVLDHVDAEARAFLLRCSVLRSMNDALIVRLTGEDNGQQRLEELERQGLFIHRMDDSGEWFCFHPLFATFLRQRCQWELALELPGLHRAAAEGWLALGYPAEAIHHALAASDVSMLRDILLQHAWSLFHHSELALLEECLNALPYERLIQNPKLALLQAWLAQSQHRYSEVNTLLERAEQAMRDQKIEVDRTLEAEFDALRAQVAINAGKPEEAERLATEALKFLPLSSYYSRIVATSVTGEVHHCKGELARALPMMQQTEQMARRHQAYHYALWALLQQSEILIAQGFLQAAFETQDKAFELVREQHLEQLPMHEFLLRIRSQILWSWSRLDEAEDAAREGLKILANYQPQQQLQCIAMLAKCSLARGDLDNANAHMQRCEVLLHGTQYHRDWLTNADKPRVIHWQMTGDTTAAAQWLRQTEKPGMADNHFMQGQWRNIARVQIMLGQYEEAEVVLDELNENARRLRLVSDLNRNLLLSNQLYWQMERKSDAQKVLMEALSLASRTGFISHFVIEGEAMAQQLRQLIQLNTLPELENHRAQRILRDINQHHRHKFAHFDENFVDKLLTHPQVPELIRTSPLTQREWQVLGLIYSGYSNDQIAGELAVAATTIKTHIRNLYQKLGVAHRQEAVQQAQQLLKMMGYGA